The nucleotide sequence CTGACTGCAGTGAAATAACGAAAAGAAAACTATTAAAAATGGTATACTATGTTTACGTATATATGCATCGAAAAGTAGTACGGGTTTTCATTACTAACACTAAGTGCAGACGGTATACCTTTCATGTGGGTCACTGTCAACTGTTTCTTCTGAATCCGAATCTACATAAGCAGGCCTGGGAAGGAAAAGCACGAAACATTTATGTAGACGGTTATCCAAAATAAATATGCACAATTACATTGTTTATGGAAATCAGTCAGTTATAGTTGAAAGTTTTTTTGTTGCCTTTCCATTTATAACGACACCaagtttatttttttcaaaagccAACTTCTCCCCTTATATGTCTTTATACATTCGAAGTGATGCGTTACCAGGTTTTTTTATTCCTATTTTTTATCGGTTTTGATTTTTTATCTGTTACCTGATCCGCCCGTTTTGTAGTTATATCAAATGATCTAGTAGAATGAAACATAAAACTTTACAAGATAATATcttaggccatggggtatggggcgggggtttgggcgtgggttgggggaaaacgcccaaggcaccaccccgggtgggcttgggttggggcgtggcccttggggcttggctttcaagccgggcgtggggcggggggaCATGCTAGCTGGCTTGCTCTTATTAGCTTGctctttttgtattatttttttaacaatctgccacacccaacccaagcccaacccacgccccgccataccccgaGGACACGTAACCAGGCGGTGCgggggctcccattccacgtgtcaacaaatggcccaacccaagccccaccataccccatggtcttatATTAACCTCCTTAACAAGCATGCCGAAAGAAAGAGAGATATAACAAAACCAAACCATATTCTAGAAAGAAGTCAATCGATAAAAAAGGCAAGTCATATACCTGTCTAAACGACTTATGAGGAGTTCTCcaaaatacctaaaaaattcaAAAGTAAACACTCAAACATTGGATAACATTGTAAAATAAGAGATTGTGAAATACACATGTTGTACTTTTTGTCATGTTCAAATTCAACATGTAAAGACTTACTGGGCTCTTTTTAATTGAACTACAACAATAATTGACATGCTAACTGTCATTACAATTTACATAACTATATTATTACATAATATTCTAACTGTTTAAATAAAACAATTTGCGAGCAACTATACATTTTTTAAATGAAGTTTGGGTGGCAAACCAGCCCTTTATAAGTGAAGGGTTGGAATCATCACTAAAAAGACCATACATGCTGATATAAATACAAATCTGCACATACAAATTGCAGCAAACTTGGATGACACATTTCATTGAGCACTTGGTAGGCATAAGTAAACCTTTCAGTCTTAAACATTAATGAAGCAATAACCAAAATCAATATAGATGCAAGTGAATGTAAGCAGTTGTAACAATTTACCTCATCATCCAACACCACATGCGTAGAAGGTACCGAGAATGGCGGAAACAACAGAAGCCTAAATCCCTAAACCTTCCATTGCTGGAATCCATAGCCACCGGAACGCCACCCACTGTTGTTCGTAGAACACCATCAACCGCCACTGAGCCCTAACCATACATGTGTCGCCGGAACCTAAAACCGTCCATCCTACTTGTGCACATCCATTTTAATTCGTTCAAACTCACTGGTGCTCTACCCGTTTCCGTCGATCGGTTACCTCAGACCACCAAGAACCCATCACAACCCAGATTAAATTGGTAAAGCCCCTTGTGGTGATTGGAATACAACAACCCTATAGAGACAGACGATGAGAAAAGAAACGTGATTTATCAAGTCTTATTTTGTGTGTTTGGATGATGAAGGGTTTCATAGTTATTGACATTGAATTGAATAAATGATGAATTTAGTGTCGCTGGTTATCATAAATGCCTAAATTAATAAGaattttctttataaattttATTCATTTAATAGTAATGCAGAAATGCAATTTTGCCCTTTTTAGTTTTTACTATGATAATAAAGTGTTGTACCATAAGCAATATAGCTTGTAATTACTTAACTTTTGCAAGAACCCttgtgaaatgctttataatatagtattgaAAGACACAAATGTATTTAAGAGGCAAGGTTGTAAAAAAGTtgatataactaaatttttaagtATATATAGATTTTAAGTCTAGTCTGTTacaattataatattaattttattaatttgaaGAAAGAATGTATTTAAGAAACTCATGTATTTAAGAGTCTCattaatgaaggttgtaaaatagttcatataactaaatttttaattatatatagatataaaaCCAAAGAAATATCCTTACATAAAAACTAAAGAAAACTAGATTTAATAAgcaaacatatttaaaaataaacaCTAACTACTCTCGGGTTGCCCGATTTTCCCAAAGGTGTTCCACCAAATCGCCACGGATTGCATGATGCGCCTCCTCGCTACGTAGATTTTTGAACCTTTCGAGCAGTGCTTCAAATGCGGGCACACCTCCATGATTGTAACTTGGTGGGTCATCTTCATGATCATCACGTGCCCAATTAGATATGGCATGGCCTTCATCCTTCACAATCATATTATGCAATATGATGCATGCGTACATTATGTCACTAATATTGTCTAAGCTCCAATAATCGTTCCACATACGATTATCACCATCTTCACGAGACCTTTCAATGTACTTGCGTTTCACCTTTTGTCGAGAAGAACCGATGGCCTCATCACTGTCGAGCTCCAAAAATTGTTGTGCAATTATTTCAATATCATCTGACATTAGTTCTTCAAGTTTTGCAAGATCCATAAACGGATTTGGTGCACTCATTTTGTTTGTATGTATTTGAAGAAGGAAATGAGAGTGAAATGGTGAGAGGTTGGTAAACAAATTCTTCAACTACACAACCAAATAAAGTGTACACCATATAAAATTGAGCTGGTACATAAGCAAATTAAATAAAGTCCATATGGGACAGTTACTGAATTCAATTGAAACAAAATTTGAAAATTAATTGAAAATGAATGAATTTGATTTATTGTAATGGGTCGGTTGAAAAAAATAatgggttaatggatttaaacacccccAACTATGGCCATTTGGCCGATGGCACTCTCAACTTTCACTTTGTCTCAGagcactcccaacttaacacatcGATTGTCATGGCACCCCGTCGTTAAATCTTCTCTAACCAGGTTAGTATAATGAGCCTATGTGGCAATTTAATCTGATGTGGCATTTCATACGTGGCATAATGAGCTTATGTGGAACATCCCTGTCAATATTTAGTTTATAATCCCCAAAAATCATAACACTTCACTCTAACCAAGATAATATCATATTAGAAGCTCTCAAGTTCATCAATGGCGATCAATGGCGATCAAACCCTAATCTGATCGAGGTAAGTTTTCTGTCAATATTTCTGGTATTGTTCACTGATTGCACTGATGGAGGTTATCGATGTGATGCTATGGTATGGTGGATCATTGGATTTTAGTTTTGATCAACCTCAATATATTGGAGGTGAATCTAGGTTGATACGTATGGATGTTGATCACATTGCATACTTTGAGTTGTTAGAGTATGCAATGGATACTGGGTGTTATGAAAGTAGGGATTTTTACATGTATGGATTAAATGCTGATACTGGCGAATTCAAGATTTTTAGGAATGATAATGATGTTATGGAGATTGCTTTAAAGGCTCGAACATGGTCTGAACCATTCATGGAGGTATTTATTCAAGTTTGTCCAATTACCCATGAACAAGAAGTCCAATTCAGGTCCCAGCCCAGTAAACCccaagcccaatcttattcaccACCCAATAATCCACAAGCCCAATCCAGTTCCCAACCCATTAAACGAAGAGGCCGGCCCAAAAAACTTGTAATCCAGTCCAAAAAGAAAGTAATCCATGTCAGTAGAGTGAGTAGGGCATCTGACAAAAGTGGTAACCCTCCTGTACTTGAAGTCCCTAGATCTAGATCCACTGCCTCAGGAAAGGAGGCTGTTGCTGATAAACCAGTTGGTTTGAACAATCAGCCTAGTGTAGAAGAGGCTACATGGGCATTTGATTTGGATGAGGAGTCTATTGTTCAAGAGGGTGTATCGAAAGAAGCCTCAGGAAAGAAGCCTATTGGAGAAGAGGTGTTAGTAGAAGAGTGTGCAGATGAAGATGACAATGAAGACAGTGACTATAAAGCTGACTTAACTGGGACAGAAGAGtcaagttcagatgaagatgatggttttcTTGAGGATGGTAATGAAGATGAGGTTCATGATGAAATAGCTTTCTCAGATTCAGACAGAGAAGATGTTGAATGGAGACAGTCACAAGATGCCATTAAACGAGCTAATAAGGATGAACTTGAAGCTAAAAAGAAGTTAGTTGAACAGTGTACTAAACCTTATGATAAAGAAGGTAAGTTGAGTGAGTCTAATGATGCAGGGATTGCACATGTAGAGGGATACAGTAGTTACGAAGAATCTGATGGTGATGTTGCTACTCCTGGTGAGAGTGAGGATGATGATATAAGAGGTAAGAAGTACAAAGGAACTGCTCCAAGTGTAAATGAACAGACCAACTGGAAAAAGTTTACATGGAAAGTTGGAATACGGTTTGCATCAAGGGATCATTTTAAGGAGGCAGTGAGAAAATATGCTGTGACTAACGGCAGGAATCTGATCATTGCAAAGAGTGATAAAAAGGAAGAAGGTCGTTTAGCTGTGAAGTGTGTACCAGGGTGTCTCTTCTATCTATATTGTTCACTAAACAAAGCCAAAGAGTGTTACATGATTAAAAGTGTGAAGAACAAACACAACTTCCAGAGAAACATGATCAAGAATAGACAGCTAACTGCCAAGTTCTTAGGGGATGAGTTCCTTCCTTTGTTTAAGGCCAAGCCAAATTGGTCTGCTAAGGAGATTCAAGCAGCAGTTAAACAGAAGTTTAAGGTGATTATAACTAAGTGGTTAgcttacaaggctaaatcaagtGCACACAAGAAGCTTCATGGTTCAATGAGAGATCATTACAGTAAAATTGGTTCTTACCTGGAAGTTCTAAAGAAAGCAAATCCATCATCAACCTTTAGGTTAGAAACTGCTCCACCAGGTTTCATTAACCTAGATCCAGAGGCCAGTTGTGAAACATTCTTTagattgtttgtttattttgatGGAGTCAAAAAAGGTTTCTTAGCAGGATGCAGGAAGGTATTGTGCTTAGATGGGTGTTTTCTTAAAACATTCCTTGGAGGGATGTTGTTAACAGCTGTGGGAAGGGATGGTAATGACCAAATGTTTCCTTTGGCATGGGCAGTAGTTGAAGGGGAAAATAATGAGAGTTGGGAATGGTTTATGGATGAGCTTAGGCAGTGTTTGGGAGTAACTGGTGATGGTGAATCATGGACATTTATATCTGACCAGCAAAAGGTAGATCTCCCTAACCAATAATTAGCTTATTCATCACTTATCTGTGACACTGTTGTATTGGTTTTGCAAGGTCTGTTGAATGCTGTTGCAATGGTATGGCCAAAGGCAGAGCATAGAAACTGTGCAAGACACATCTATGCTAACTGGCACAAGACATACAAAGATGAAGAGTTGAAGGAGCTATTTTGGAAATCAACTAGGGCCTATTGTGAAGCTGATTACTTGCAAGCCATTGAAGAGATGGGGGGCATAAACCCTGATGCAGTAGAGGCCTTACTGAAGCAAAACCCCAATTGGTTCAACAggtgctatttgaacacttacaCAAAATGTGATGTTATAGTAAACAACATGGCTGAAACTTTTAATGGCTTTATCATCAATGCAAGGTCCAAACACATTATACACATCTTAGAGGACATAAGGATTCAGGTCATGAGTAGGCTGGTTACTAAAAGAACAGAAATGAGTGCCAGGGATGTTGTTATATGCCCTAAAATCCAAGAAAAGCTTGATTTTTCAAAACAGGCTGCATATAGATGTGAGGTGTATCCCTCATCATACCATGTGTTTCAAGTCAGGGATTTTGATGATGTTTCAGTTGATCTAGATAATAGAACATGCACATGTAGGAAATGGGATTTGAGGGGGTATCCATGTAAACATGTTTGTGCAGTAGCTGGGTTTTTACATAAAAATGCAGAAGAGTTTGTTGATGTGTGTTACCACAAAGACACATACATGAAGGCTTATGAATTCTCT is from Helianthus annuus cultivar XRQ/B chromosome 9, HanXRQr2.0-SUNRISE, whole genome shotgun sequence and encodes:
- the LOC110875753 gene encoding uncharacterized protein LOC110875753, with amino-acid sequence MVWPKAEHRNCARHIYANWHKTYKDEELKELFWKSTRAYCEADYLQAIEEMGGINPDAVEALLKQNPNWFNRCYLNTYTKCDVIVNNMAETFNGFIINARSKHIIHILEDIRIQVMSRLVTKRTEMSARDVVICPKIQEKLDFSKQAAYRCEVYPSSYHVFQVRDFDDVSVDLDNRTCTCRKWDLRGYPCKHVCAVAGFLHKNAEEFVDVCYHKDTYMKAYEFSIPPIPSERYWPKIHQPMDPPPIRSQPGRPKKNRKRDPHEDPKRPGKLTKHGVIMTCGNCGGRGHNKRKCTEVGNQQSTTGSAKKRKRGPKKSSQKSTQQSAPVGSQGTTQQSTPLASQGTTQPST